From Triticum urartu cultivar G1812 chromosome 2, Tu2.1, whole genome shotgun sequence, a single genomic window includes:
- the LOC125539290 gene encoding uncharacterized protein LOC125539290 encodes MAAPAISLRRAELCAAAVSAADAASWWCAVALVALVLLGALSAETADGDGEGAAAYFRGPRLGGAAARPCDEVYVVGEGETLHTISDKCGDPFIVERNPHVHDPDDVFPGLVLALRPTKNT; translated from the coding sequence ATGGCCGCGCCGGCGATCAGCCTCCGGCGCGCGGAGCTGTGCGCCGCCGCCGTGTCGGCCGCGGACGCGGCGTCGTGGTGGTGCGCGGTGGCGCTCGTCGCGCTCGTGCTGCTGGGCGCGCTCAGCGCGGAGACCGCGGACGGCGACGGGGAAGGCGCCGCGGCGTACTTCCGCGGCCCGCggctcggcggcgcggcggcgcggccgTGCGACGAGGTGTACGTGGTCGGGGAAGGCGAGACGCTGCACACCATCAGCGACAAGTGCGGCGACCCGTTCATCGTGGAGAGGAACCCGCACGTGCACGACCCCGACGACGTCTTCCCGGGGCTCGTCCTCGCGCTCCGGCCGACCAAGAACACCTAG
- the LOC125537589 gene encoding uncharacterized protein LOC125537589 has product MPPRMTSVAGGVAPAPARAAAPSSSKLPNAAPPKKGKTSAKKDIARLLKRALRAAPNQTIYTRQICILRAARPASVEDALIPACQAQTSSAPLARLALASKQNFTTLPPKPSHSPNLRLTRACHNRQIIYKITTRSVFVCSSVHHPPNSKGHKGLVSSALPAISRAIQLGSRARKRRVPAMELEGRPALMLKEWLELEFTAELSRDGFGCYPRHLVAELRTTRRNGDVIARVSAALRAALFRPPGTGREGEVALAGNSPRRLRMGFWKKRRGEEAVDRRAPSCSPSTTAGGRRDGSSPATLPRRQNPERGQSVGAGAAGRRSNETKVAGLEATPHLEQEQERKQRLSPVSVMDFLSQDEDDDGNEDENGDGDGVDGDDETASPTFQQSIANIRRASQELLQKIRQFEQLGDLDVSDVDDATTTTEDVSYNMLETDSIEDGDDASAQGILDLLEASSSGSSHCFQKLLVDFFRDDKTPRNLGRGKVLLETAQAWLDGQNCSLRPIWTVVKVEVASIEQWRCLREDEKNLLAADLESDIISSLIGELADELY; this is encoded by the exons ATGCCGCCGCGGATGACCTCGGTGGCGGGTGGCGTCGCGCCAGCGccggcccgagccgccgccccctcctcctcaaaGCTCCCCAATGCGGCGCCGCCAAAGAAGGGCAAGACATCGGCGAAGAAAGACATCG CGCGGCTGCTGAAACGGGCGCTGCGCGCCGCGCCAAACCAGACGATATACACGCGACAAATCTGTATTTTACGCGCCGCGCGTCCGGCTTCTGTTGAAGATGCTCTAATCCCGGCCTGCCAAGCGCAAACATCCTCTGCACCTCTGGCGCGGCTCGCTCTAGCTTCCAAACAAAATTTTACTACACTACCACCCAAACCATCCCACTCCCCGAATCTCCGACTAACTCGTGCGTGTCACAATCGGCAGATTATATACAAGATTACTACTCGTAGTGTCTTCGTCTGCAGCTCTGTTCACCACCCTCCAAACTCCAAAGGTCACAAAGGTCTCGTCTCCTCTGCTCTACCAGCCATCAGCCGTGCAATTCAGTTGGGCAGCCGTGCAAGAAAGCGCAGGGTGCCAGCCATGGAGTTGGAGGGGAGGCCGGCGCTGATGCTGAAGGAGTGGCTTGAGCTGGAGTTCACCGCGGAGCTCTCCCGCGACGGCTTCGGGTGCTACCCGCGCCACCTGGTCGCCGAGCTCCGTACCACACGGCGGAACGGCGACGTCATCGCGAGGGTATCCGCCGCGCTGAGGGCCGCGCTGTTCCGGCCGCCTGGAACTGGAAGGGAGggggaggtcgcgctcgccgggAATTCTCCGAGGAGGCTGCGTATGGGCTTCTGGAAGAAGCGGAGGGGCGAGGAGGCGGTGGACAGGAGGGCGCCCAGCTGTTCACCGTCGACTACCGCCGGTGGGAGGAGGGATGGTTCGTCACCGGCGACGCTACCGCGACGACAGAACCCGGAGCGTGGCCAAAGCGTAGGTGCAGGTGCCGCCGGCCGCCGTAGCAACGAAACAAAG GTTGCGGGACTCGAGGCGACGCCCCACTTGGAGCAGGAGCAAGAGCGGAAGCAGCGTCTGAGCCCGGTCTCTGTGATGGATTTCCTCAGCCaggatgaagacgacgacggCAACGAGGATGAgaacggcgacggcgacggcgtgGATGGAGACGACGAGACCGCGTCGCCGACGTTCCAGCAAAGCATCGCCAACATTCGAA GAGCAAGTCAAGAGTTGCTTCAAAAAATCCGGCAGTTTGAGCAGCTAGGCGACCTAGACGTATCCGACGTGGATGATGCTACCACGACCACAGAGGATGTGAGCTACAACATGTTGGAAACAGATTCCATAGAAGACGGTGACGATGCGTCTGCACAGGGCATACTAGACCTCCTAGAAGCAAGCTCCTCGGGGTCCAGCCACTGCTTTCAAAAGCTTCTGGTAGATTTCTTTCGCGACGATAAAACCCCAAGAAATCTAGGCCGAGGAAAGGTGTTGTTGGAGACCGCTCAAGCATGGCTGGATGGGCAAAATTGTTCATTAAGACCAATTTGGACAGTGGTGAAGGTGGAGGTTGCGTCCATCGAGCAGTGGAGATGCCTCAGAGAAGACGAAAAGAATCTACTAGCCGCAGATCTAGAGAGTGATATCATCTCGTCGTTGATCGGAGAATTGGCTGACGAGTTATATTGA